From a single Endozoicomonas euniceicola genomic region:
- a CDS encoding C2H2-type zinc finger protein: protein MSRLAPEKPDEVLRQEQKIKEQRAPVRFHYSLAHRSAPQDETFWFFTDKMEGRKVVLTPDNNLSACTPVSLPSGSMADLSNGSKRNLPPVDKPSKKRKLSTSTSTSNSESPQSVINPQTGGYPVIPDIPIKQEENVIEFGERKVLTSAELFIIKPESGITRKPPEPPFKTNCKILGAPAFWKLFTKKKRQQLENRILEYINKTNEEREAHIEGLVREVRYEANEGDPYQALDGQKHVVAAKKLSKGTVLGHYRGSLWLIDKNAPSPECGTLDQQISYSVNCDYKGEEATDDCQEMYWLSGYDDGNIFSCVNDCTVTSNADDDTGTVEPNVSFIIVYMDDFPVVMVVTTEDIPEGKGLWLSYGEPYWDYKNEPVVVPDGDDGHSGARAKNKEHVCDVCEKEFTQSGSLIRHRYRHTGEKPYECDVCGKGFTQTGDLVRHKRIHTGEKPYGCDVCKKRFNQLNCLKIHKRIHTGEKPYKCDECQKRFSNPGNLAAHKRTHTGERPYECDVCENRFTYSNNLARHKRTKHKNLPTEQPPQQ, encoded by the coding sequence ATGTCAAGGTTAGCCCCTGAAAAACCGGACGAAGTGTTAAGGCAGGAGCAGAAAATAAAGGAGCAGCGAGCGCCTGTCAGGTTCCATTACTCACTGGCACACCGTTCGGCCCCGCAGGATGAAACGTTCTGGTTTTTTACGGACAAGATGGAGGGAAGAAAAGTTGTGTTGACTCCCGACAATAACCTTTCTGCCTGCACTCCTGTTTCCCTGCCATCGGGGAGCATGGCTGACCTGTCCAATGGTTCCAAAAGAAATCTTCCACCCGTTGATAAACCAAGCAAAAAAAGAAAACTCAGCACCAGCACTAGCACCAGTAATAGCGAGAGCCCGCAGAGTGTCATAAATCCGCAGACCGGGGGTTATCCCGTGATACCGGATATCCCCATAAAACAGGAAGAAAATGTCATTGAATTTGGTGAAAGAAAAGTCTTGACAAGTGCTGAACTGTTTATCATCAAGCCGGAAAGCGGTATTACCAGAAAACCGCCAGAACCGCCTTTCAAAACAAATTGCAAGATTCTGGGTGCCCCGGCATTCTGGAAACTTTTTACTAAGAAAAAGCGACAGCAACTAGAAAACAGGATATTGGAATATATTAATAAAACCAATGAAGAAAGAGAGGCGCACATCGAAGGTCTGGTTAGAGAGGTGCGGTACGAGGCAAACGAGGGCGACCCTTACCAGGCTCTGGACGGGCAAAAGCATGTAGTAGCCGCCAAAAAACTGTCCAAGGGTACTGTACTGGGGCATTACCGGGGCTCTCTCTGGTTGATAGATAAGAATGCCCCGTCTCCGGAGTGTGGTACGTTAGATCAGCAAATATCCTATTCCGTTAACTGTGACTACAAAGGAGAAGAAGCCACGGATGATTGTCAGGAAATGTACTGGCTTTCAGGTTATGACGACGGCAATATTTTTTCCTGCGTTAACGACTGTACCGTCACCAGCAATGCCGACGACGATACCGGTACTGTAGAGCCAAACGTCAGTTTCATTATTGTTTATATGGATGATTTCCCCGTGGTTATGGTCGTGACAACAGAGGATATCCCGGAGGGCAAAGGACTCTGGCTGAGCTATGGAGAACCTTACTGGGACTATAAAAACGAACCGGTTGTGGTGCCCGACGGTGATGACGGTCATAGCGGAGCCAGGGCAAAAAACAAAGAGCACGTGTGCGATGTGTGTGAAAAAGAATTTACTCAATCCGGAAGCCTCATAAGACACAGGTACCGCCACACAGGGGAGAAGCCTTATGAGTGCGATGTGTGTGGAAAGGGATTTACTCAGACCGGAGACCTCGTAAGACACAAACGCATTCACACAGGGGAAAAGCCTTATGGGTGCGATGTGTGTAAAAAAAGATTTAATCAACTCAATTGCCTCAAAATACACAAACGCATTCACACCGGGGAGAAGCCTTATAAGTGCGATGAGTGTCAAAAGAGATTTTCTAACCCGGGAAACTTAGCAGCACACAAACGAACCCACACCGGAGAGAGGCCCTATGAGTGCGATGTGTGTGAAAATAGATTTACTTACTCCAATAACCTCGCAAGACACAAGCGCACCAAACACAAGAACCTTCCAACAGAACAACCGCCGCAGCAATAG
- a CDS encoding C2H2-type zinc finger protein, which translates to MGKKNNASVFVFSKKRLAVVFLLWLAVMVDNTRGEWVTPASVHQGGIAHVASRLWLQQQPVLKSAMDEKVAVSKRSAAVVILVEDDGFSVLTTEPAVFTWQDACNATTLSDMNRHLRCHDPNALLTGLRATLQFSHSGESVQVTGFASVLQVQTTGGTDLAIAPFQGDISVLPEKQYEQQYRAILEYLSRQRRKSEEIDRRTRCWTNAMSRLAPEKPDEVLRQEQKIKELRAPVRFHYSLAHRSAPQDETFWFFTDKMEGRKVVLTPDNNLSACTPVSLPSGSMVDLSNGSKRNPPPVDKPAATKSKKRKLSTSTSDSESPQSVTNPQTGGYPVIPDIPIKQEENVIAFGERKVLTSAELFIIKPESGITRKPPEPPFKTNCKILGAPAFWKLFTKKKRQQLKNRILEYINKTNEEREAHIEGLVREVRYEANEGDPYQALDGQKHVVAAKKLSKGTVLGHYRGSLWLIDENAPSPECGTLDQQISYSVNCDYKKEGEKAADDCQEMYWLSGYDDGNIFSCVNDCTVTSNADDNTGTLEQNVSFIIVYMDDFPVVMVVTTEDIPEGKGLWLSYGEPYWDYKNKPVVVPDGDGDHSGAGAKNKKYKCDVCGRELANSGSLTRHKLTHTGEKPHECDVCQKGFMHSSDLTRHKRTHTGEKPYECDVCKKTFTQSGHLKVHKHTHTREKPYKCDVCEKRFSASGNLAAHRRSHTGENPHECDKCQKRFARSGNLAKHRRYHTGDKPYECDKCQKRFAHSGNLARHKRTHTGEKPYECDVCQKRFSRLEHLARHKRTQHKESPTEQPPQQ; encoded by the coding sequence ATGGGTAAAAAAAATAACGCTTCAGTCTTTGTGTTTTCAAAAAAAAGGTTGGCAGTGGTGTTTCTGCTGTGGCTGGCTGTCATGGTGGACAATACCCGCGGAGAATGGGTAACACCAGCTTCTGTACATCAGGGCGGGATTGCCCATGTTGCTTCAAGGCTCTGGCTTCAGCAACAACCCGTGCTTAAATCCGCTATGGATGAAAAAGTTGCGGTTTCAAAAAGATCGGCAGCGGTGGTTATCCTGGTAGAAGACGACGGTTTTAGTGTACTGACCACTGAGCCGGCAGTCTTCACATGGCAGGATGCGTGTAATGCCACCACGCTTTCCGACATGAACCGGCATCTGCGCTGCCACGACCCCAATGCCCTGCTGACCGGGTTAAGAGCCACACTGCAGTTTAGTCACAGTGGGGAGTCTGTGCAGGTGACCGGGTTTGCGTCGGTTTTGCAGGTGCAGACCACCGGGGGAACAGACCTGGCCATTGCTCCCTTTCAGGGGGATATCTCTGTCCTGCCAGAAAAACAATATGAACAACAGTACAGAGCCATTCTGGAGTACCTGTCCCGGCAAAGGAGAAAGTCTGAAGAGATAGACCGGCGAACAAGATGCTGGACAAACGCCATGTCAAGGTTAGCCCCTGAAAAACCGGACGAAGTGTTAAGGCAGGAGCAGAAAATAAAGGAGCTGCGAGCGCCCGTCAGGTTCCATTACTCACTGGCACACCGTTCGGCCCCGCAGGATGAAACGTTCTGGTTTTTTACGGACAAGATGGAGGGAAGAAAAGTTGTGCTGACTCCCGACAATAACCTTTCTGCCTGCACTCCTGTTTCCCTGCCATCGGGGAGCATGGTTGACCTGTCCAATGGTTCCAAAAGAAATCCTCCGCCCGTTGATAAACCAGCAGCTACGAAGAGCAAAAAAAGAAAACTCAGCACCAGCACCAGTGATAGCGAGAGCCCGCAGAGTGTCACAAATCCGCAGACCGGGGGTTATCCCGTGATACCGGATATCCCCATAAAACAGGAAGAAAATGTCATTGCATTTGGTGAAAGAAAAGTCTTGACAAGTGCTGAACTGTTTATCATCAAGCCGGAAAGCGGTATTACCAGAAAACCGCCAGAACCGCCTTTCAAAACAAATTGCAAGATTCTGGGTGCCCCGGCATTCTGGAAACTTTTTACTAAGAAAAAGCGACAGCAACTGAAAAACAGGATATTGGAATATATTAATAAAACCAATGAAGAAAGAGAGGCGCACATCGAAGGTCTGGTCAGAGAGGTGCGGTACGAGGCAAACGAGGGCGACCCTTACCAGGCTCTGGACGGGCAAAAGCATGTAGTAGCCGCCAAAAAACTGTCCAAGGGTACTGTGCTGGGACATTACCGGGGCTCTCTCTGGTTGATAGATGAGAATGCCCCGTCTCCGGAGTGTGGTACATTAGACCAGCAAATATCCTATTCCGTTAACTGTGACTACAAAAAAGAAGGAGAGAAAGCCGCGGATGATTGTCAGGAAATGTACTGGCTTTCAGGTTATGACGACGGCAATATTTTTTCCTGCGTTAACGACTGTACCGTCACCAGCAATGCCGACGACAATACCGGTACTTTAGAGCAAAACGTCAGTTTCATTATTGTTTATATGGATGATTTCCCCGTGGTTATGGTCGTGACAACAGAGGATATCCCGGAGGGCAAAGGACTCTGGCTGAGCTATGGAGAACCTTACTGGGACTATAAAAACAAACCGGTTGTGGTGCCCGACGGTGATGGCGATCATAGCGGAGCCGGGGCAAAAAACAAAAAATATAAGTGTGATGTGTGTGGAAGGGAGCTTGCTAATTCCGGAAGTCTCACAAGACACAAGCTCACCCACACAGGAGAGAAGCCTCATGAGTGCGATGTGTGTCAAAAGGGATTTATGCACTCCAGTGACCTCACAAGACACAAGCGCACCCACACCGGAGAGAAGCCTTATGAGTGCGATGTGTGTAAAAAGACATTTACTCAATCCGGACACCTCAAAGTACACAAACACACTCACACCAGGGAGAAGCCTTATAAGTGCGATGTGTGTGAAAAGAGATTTTCTGCTTCTGGAAACTTAGCAGCACACAGGCGTAGCCACACCGGAGAGAATCCTCATGAGTGCGATAAGTGCCAAAAGAGATTTGCTCGATCCGGAAACTTAGCAAAACACAGACGCTACCATACCGGGGATAAGCCTTATGAGTGCGATAAGTGCCAAAAGAGATTTGCTCATTCCGGAAACTTAGCAAGACACAAGCGCACCCACACCGGAGAGAAGCCTTATGAGTGCGATGTGTGTCAAAAGAGATTTTCTCGACTCGAACACCTCGCAAGACACAAGCGCACTCAACACAAGGAATCCCCAACAGAACAACCACCACAGCAATAG
- a CDS encoding C2H2-type zinc finger protein → MGKKNNASVFVLSKKMLAVVFLLWLAVMVDNTRGEWVTPASVHQGGIAHVASRLWLQQQPVLKSAMDEKVAVSKRSATVVILIEDDGFSVLTTEPAVFTWQDACNATTLSDMTRHLRCHDPNALLTGLRATLQFSHSGESVQVTGFASVLQVQTTGGIDLAIAPFQSDSPGLPDQQYEQQYRAILEYLSRQRRKSEEIDRRTRCWTNAMSRLAPEKPDEVLRQEQKIKEQRAPVRFHYSLAHRSAPQDETFWFFTDKMEGREIVLTPDNNLSACTPVSLSSGSMADLSNGSKRNPPPVDKPAATKSKKRKLSTSTSTSTSNSESPQSVTNPQTEGYPVIPDILIKQEENVIEFGERKVLTSAELFIIKPESGITRKPPEPPFKTNCKIQGAPAFWKLFTKKKRQQLENRILEYINKTNEERVAHIEGLVREVRYEANEGDPYQALDGQKHVVAAKKLSKGTVLGHYRGSLWLIDENAPSPECGTLDQQISYSVNCDYKGEEATDDCQEMYWLSGYDDGNIFSCVNDCTVTSNADDNTGTLEPNVSFIIVYMDDFPVVMVVTTEDIPEGKGLWLSYGEPYWDYKNEPVVVPDGDDDHSGAGAKNKKYKCDVCGRELANSGSLARHKRTHTGEKPYECDVCQKRFSLLNHLIVHKRTHTGAKPYECDVCKKTFTQSGHLKVHKHTHTREKPYKCDVCQKTFTQSGHLKVHKHTHTGEKPYKCDVCQKGFIHSSHLTRHKRTHTGEKPYKCDVCQKGFIHSSHLTRHKRTHTGDKPYKCDVCQKRFAHSGGLVKHKRSHTGERPHECDKCQKRFTQSGDLIRHKRTHTGEKPYECDKCQKRFSQLAHLVSHKRTQHKNLPTEQPPQQ, encoded by the coding sequence ATGGGCAAAAAAAATAACGCTTCAGTCTTTGTGCTTTCAAAAAAAATGCTGGCAGTGGTGTTTCTGCTGTGGCTGGCTGTCATGGTGGACAATACCCGTGGAGAATGGGTAACACCAGCTTCTGTACATCAGGGCGGGATTGCCCATGTTGCTTCAAGGCTCTGGCTTCAGCAGCAGCCCGTGCTTAAATCCGCTATGGATGAAAAAGTCGCGGTTTCAAAAAGATCGGCAACGGTGGTTATTCTGATAGAAGACGACGGTTTTAGTGTACTGACCACTGAGCCGGCAGTCTTCACATGGCAGGATGCGTGCAATGCCACCACGCTTTCCGACATGACCCGGCATCTGCGCTGCCACGACCCTAATGCCCTGCTGACCGGGTTAAGAGCCACACTGCAGTTTAGTCACAGTGGGGAGTCTGTGCAGGTGACCGGGTTTGCGTCGGTTTTGCAGGTGCAGACCACCGGGGGAATAGACCTGGCCATTGCTCCCTTTCAGAGTGATAGCCCGGGTCTGCCCGACCAGCAATATGAACAACAATACAGAGCCATTCTGGAGTACCTGTCCCGGCAAAGGAGAAAGTCTGAAGAGATAGACCGGCGAACAAGATGCTGGACAAACGCCATGTCAAGGTTAGCCCCTGAAAAACCGGACGAAGTGTTAAGGCAGGAGCAGAAAATAAAGGAGCAGCGAGCGCCTGTCAGGTTCCATTACTCACTGGCACACCGTTCGGCCCCGCAGGATGAAACGTTCTGGTTTTTTACGGACAAGATGGAGGGAAGAGAAATTGTGCTGACTCCCGACAATAACCTTTCTGCCTGCACTCCTGTTTCCCTGTCATCGGGGAGCATGGCTGACCTGTCCAATGGTTCCAAAAGAAATCCTCCACCCGTTGATAAACCAGCAGCTACGAAGAGCAAAAAAAGAAAACTCAGCACCAGCACCAGCACCAGCACCAGTAATAGCGAGAGCCCGCAGAGTGTCACAAATCCGCAGACCGAGGGTTATCCCGTGATACCGGATATCCTCATAAAACAGGAAGAAAATGTCATTGAATTTGGTGAAAGAAAAGTCTTGACAAGTGCTGAACTGTTTATCATCAAGCCGGAAAGCGGTATTACCAGAAAGCCGCCAGAACCGCCTTTCAAAACAAATTGCAAGATTCAGGGTGCCCCGGCATTCTGGAAACTTTTTACTAAGAAAAAGCGACAGCAACTGGAAAACAGGATATTGGAATATATTAATAAAACCAATGAAGAAAGAGTGGCGCACATCGAAGGTCTGGTCAGAGAGGTGCGTTACGAGGCAAACGAGGGCGACCCTTACCAGGCTCTGGACGGGCAAAAGCATGTAGTAGCCGCCAAGAAACTGTCCAAGGGTACTGTACTGGGACATTACCGGGGCTCTCTCTGGTTGATAGATGAGAATGCTCCATCTCCGGAGTGTGGTACATTAGACCAGCAAATATCCTATTCCGTTAACTGTGACTACAAAGGAGAAGAAGCCACGGATGATTGTCAGGAAATGTACTGGCTTTCAGGTTATGACGATGGCAATATTTTTTCCTGCGTTAACGACTGTACCGTCACCAGCAATGCCGACGACAATACCGGTACTTTAGAGCCAAACGTCAGTTTCATTATTGTTTATATGGATGATTTCCCCGTGGTTATGGTCGTGACAACAGAGGATATCCCGGAGGGCAAAGGACTCTGGCTGAGCTATGGAGAACCTTACTGGGACTATAAAAACGAACCGGTTGTGGTGCCCGACGGTGATGACGATCATAGCGGAGCCGGGGCAAAAAACAAAAAATATAAGTGTGATGTGTGTGGAAGGGAGCTTGCTAATTCCGGAAGCTTAGCAAGACACAAGCGCACCCACACCGGAGAGAAGCCTTATGAGTGCGATGTGTGTCAAAAGAGATTTTCTCTACTCAATCACCTCATAGTACACAAGCGCACTCACACCGGGGCGAAGCCTTATGAGTGCGACGTGTGTAAAAAGACATTTACTCAATCCGGACACCTCAAAGTACACAAACACACTCACACCAGGGAGAAGCCTTATAAGTGCGATGTGTGTCAAAAGACATTTACTCAATCCGGACACCTCAAAGTACACAAACACACTCACACCGGGGAGAAGCCTTATAAGTGCGATGTGTGTCAAAAGGGATTTATTCACTCCAGTCACCTCACAAGACACAAGCGCACCCACACCGGGGAGAAGCCTTATAAGTGCGATGTGTGTCAAAAGGGATTTATTCACTCCAGTCACCTCACAAGACACAAGCGCACCCACACCGGAGATAAGCCTTATAAGTGCGATGTGTGCCAAAAGAGATTTGCTCATTCCGGAGGCCTCGTAAAACACAAACGCAGCCACACAGGGGAGAGGCCTCATGAGTGCGATAAGTGCCAAAAGAGATTTACTCAATCCGGAGACCTCATAAGACACAAACGCACCCACACCGGAGAGAAGCCTTATGAGTGCGATAAGTGCCAAAAAAGATTTTCTCAACTCGCACACCTCGTAAGTCACAAGCGCACCCAACACAAGAACCTTCCAACAGAGCAACCGCCACAACAATAG
- a CDS encoding C2H2-type zinc finger protein, with the protein MGKKNNAPVFVFSKKMLAVVFLLWLAAMVDSACGEWVTPASVHQGGIAHVASRLCLQQQPVLKSAMDEKVAVSKRSAAVVILVEDDGFSVLAAEPAVFTWQDACNATTLSNMTRHLRCHDPSALLTGLRATLQFSHSGESVQVTGFASVLQVQTTGGTDLAIAPFQSDSPGLPDQQYEQQYRAILEYLSRQRRKSEEIDRQTRCWTNAMSRLAPEKPDEVLRQEQKIKELRAPVRFHYSLAHRSAPQDETFWFFTDKMEGRKVVLTPDNNLSACTPVSLPSGSMADLSNGSKRNPPPVDKPAATKSKKRKLSTSTSTSNSESPQSVTNPQTGGYPVIPDIPIKQEENVIEFGERKVLTSAELFIIKPESGITRKPPEPPFKTNCKIQGAPAFWKLFTKKKRQQLENRILEYINKTNEEREAHIEGLVREVRYEANEGDPYQALDGQRHVVAAKKLSKGAVLGHYRGSLWLIDENAPSPECGTLDQQISYSVNCDYKEEGEKAADDCQEMYWLSGYDDGNIFSCINDCTVTSNADHDTATVEPNVSFIIVYMDDFPVVMVVTTEDIPEGKGLWLSYGEPYWDYKNKPVVVPEDKDGRSGARAKNKKWVCDECGRELANSRNLVRHKLTHTGEKPYECDVCQKGFVQPHNLIVHKMRTHTGEKPYGCDMCKKGFAESGDLAKHKRTHTGEKPYECDVCQKRFAVLGDLAKHRRTHTGERPYECDVCQKRFASSSNFARHRRHHTGERPYECDVCQKRFAASGDLTKHRRYHTGEKPYECDVCQKRFARSEGLTRHKRTHTGERPYECDVCQKRFTISSNLSKHKRTQHKNLPTEQPPQQ; encoded by the coding sequence ATGGGCAAAAAAAATAACGCTCCAGTCTTTGTGTTTTCAAAAAAAATGCTGGCAGTGGTGTTTCTGCTGTGGCTGGCTGCCATGGTGGACAGCGCCTGTGGAGAATGGGTAACACCAGCTTCTGTACATCAGGGGGGGATTGCCCATGTTGCTTCAAGGCTCTGTCTTCAGCAACAACCCGTGCTTAAATCCGCTATGGATGAAAAAGTCGCGGTTTCAAAAAGATCGGCAGCGGTGGTTATCCTGGTAGAAGACGACGGTTTTAGTGTACTGGCCGCTGAGCCGGCAGTCTTCACATGGCAGGATGCGTGCAATGCCACCACACTTTCCAACATGACCCGGCATCTGCGCTGCCACGATCCCAGTGCTTTGCTGACCGGGTTAAGAGCCACACTGCAGTTTAGTCACAGTGGGGAGTCTGTGCAGGTGACCGGGTTTGCCTCGGTTTTGCAGGTGCAGACCACCGGGGGAACAGACCTGGCCATTGCTCCCTTTCAGAGTGATAGCCCGGGTCTGCCCGACCAGCAATATGAACAACAATACAGAGCCATTCTGGAGTACCTGTCCCGGCAAAGGAGAAAGTCTGAAGAGATAGACCGGCAAACAAGATGCTGGACAAACGCTATGTCAAGGTTAGCCCCTGAAAAACCGGACGAAGTGTTAAGGCAGGAGCAGAAAATAAAGGAGCTGCGAGCGCCCGTCAGGTTCCATTACTCACTGGCACACCGTTCGGCCCCGCAGGATGAAACGTTCTGGTTTTTTACGGACAAGATGGAGGGAAGAAAAGTTGTGTTGACTCCCGACAATAACCTTTCTGCCTGCACTCCTGTTTCCCTGCCATCGGGGAGCATGGCTGACCTGTCCAATGGTTCCAAAAGAAATCCTCCACCCGTTGATAAACCAGCAGCTACGAAGAGCAAAAAAAGAAAACTCAGCACCAGCACCAGCACCAGTAATAGCGAGAGCCCGCAGAGTGTCACAAATCCGCAGACCGGGGGTTATCCCGTGATACCGGATATCCCCATAAAACAGGAAGAAAATGTCATTGAATTTGGTGAAAGAAAAGTCTTGACAAGTGCTGAACTGTTTATCATCAAGCCGGAAAGCGGTATTACCAGAAAACCGCCAGAACCGCCTTTCAAAACAAATTGCAAGATTCAGGGTGCCCCGGCATTCTGGAAACTTTTTACTAAGAAAAAGCGACAGCAACTGGAAAACAGGATATTGGAATATATTAATAAAACCAATGAAGAAAGAGAGGCGCACATCGAAGGTCTGGTTAGAGAGGTGCGGTACGAGGCAAACGAGGGCGACCCTTACCAGGCTCTGGACGGGCAAAGGCATGTAGTAGCCGCCAAAAAACTGTCCAAGGGTGCTGTACTGGGACATTACCGGGGCTCTCTCTGGTTGATAGATGAGAATGCCCCGTCTCCTGAGTGTGGTACGTTAGACCAGCAAATATCCTATTCCGTTAACTGTGACTACAAAGAAGAAGGAGAGAAAGCCGCGGATGATTGTCAGGAAATGTACTGGCTTTCAGGTTATGACGACGGCAATATTTTTTCCTGCATTAACGACTGTACCGTCACCAGTAATGCTGACCACGATACCGCTACTGTAGAGCCAAACGTCAGTTTCATTATTGTTTATATGGATGATTTCCCCGTGGTTATGGTCGTGACAACAGAGGATATCCCGGAGGGCAAAGGACTCTGGCTGAGCTATGGAGAACCTTACTGGGACTATAAAAACAAACCGGTTGTGGTGCCCGAAGATAAAGATGGTCGTAGCGGAGCCAGGGCAAAAAACAAAAAATGGGTGTGTGATGAGTGCGGAAGGGAGTTGGCTAATTCCAGAAACCTTGTAAGGCACAAGCTCACCCACACCGGAGAGAAGCCTTATGAGTGCGATGTGTGTCAAAAGGGATTTGTTCAACCCCATAACCTCATAGTACACAAGATGCGCACCCACACCGGAGAGAAGCCTTATGGGTGTGATATGTGTAAAAAGGGATTTGCTGAATCCGGAGACTTAGCAAAACACAAGCGCACCCACACCGGAGAGAAGCCTTATGAGTGTGATGTGTGTCAAAAGAGGTTTGCTGTTCTCGGAGACTTGGCAAAACACAGGCGCACCCACACCGGAGAAAGGCCTTATGAGTGCGATGTGTGCCAAAAGAGATTTGCCTCCTCCAGTAACTTCGCAAGACACAGGCGCCACCACACAGGAGAGAGGCCTTATGAGTGCGATGTGTGTCAAAAGAGATTTGCAGCTTCCGGAGACTTGACAAAACACAGGCGCTACCATACCGGAGAGAAGCCTTATGAGTGCGATGTGTGTCAAAAGAGATTTGCTCGCTCCGAAGGCCTCACAAGACACAAGCGCACCCACACCGGAGAGAGGCCTTATGAGTGCGATGTGTGTCAAAAGAGATTTACTATTTCCAGTAACCTCTCAAAACACAAGCGCACCCAACACAAGAACCTTCCAACAGAGCAACCGCCACAGCAATAG